One Lycium barbarum isolate Lr01 chromosome 5, ASM1917538v2, whole genome shotgun sequence genomic window carries:
- the LOC132640684 gene encoding protein REDUCED CHLOROPLAST COVERAGE 1-like isoform X3 → MGKAISAVRHVMEKVKPTHSDANREIIYNERVGDLSISVIKDVSDASCKIDTKIDGFQATGIAKKNLIERYLLKGITADENTAAHDIATLGVLNVRHCGYIATVKVQRKASDKVGSPSESIELADQPGGGANALNINSLRFLLHEKNDNKVMHSKSSESKEINHFRAFVKRIVEESLLKLQEQNIEGDSFIRWELGACWIQHLQDLKKSEKDKKAHTTKTKNEIKVEGLGIHLKSLKNRKQNKLQSESFKSVADSVDGRSEKVVLPSGDSQCETDPNQNQLILKSLLSDDGFTRLKESETGLHLKSVEELIEMSQKYYNEVALPKLVADFGSLELSPVDGRTLTDFMHTRGLRMRSLGQVVKLSEKLSHVRSLCIHEMIIRAFKHILQAVIASVIEIEDLSAVIAATLNMMLGFPENDEPNEHHGIDPFMWRWLELFLKNRYEWETGSLNYKDLRKFTILHGLCHKVGIELVPRDYDMNSPNPFRKEDIVSLVPVHKQAACSSADGRQLLESSKTALDKGKLEDAVSYGTQALAKLVAVCGPYHRMTAGAYSLLAVVLYHTGDFNQATVYQQKALDINEREFGLDHPDTMKSYGDLAVFYYRLQQTELALKYVKRALYLLHLTCGHSHPNTAATYINVAMMEEGLGNVHVALRYLHKALKCNQRLLGPDHIQTAASYHAIAIALSLMEAYPLSVQHEQTTLQILKAKLGPDDLRTQDAAAWLEYFESKAVEQQEAARNGTRKPDASIASKGHLSVSDFLDYINPSSDAKGRDVILAKRKGFVSKVKGKSDLTNCASANSDTPKDVLKVEQDDQKLIFKDDSDSRINVEPFDTIVESNQNADRRISENKKPIEPSPLVEDASLEKCVNSAVLSEPHAEADDGWQPVQRPRSVGIYDRKLRQRWQAVSKVIDYQKKDSVSEVGHARLKNNYQAGRYFVLKKKTTSEENNVDYYVAKSPSPSTKLGRRVAKAITYRVKSVSSYVGDVVAENSRTGGELLGSSMEKKQVSAIKESEPIPKRSSIVSLGKSPSYKDVAVAPPGTISMLQDRVSEDKVPDNQEVLELGEEQNFEPIRSDAESIKVEDIQHLVAVDHKEGIKLSDLGGDEISEVTCPSMSTVNNSHVDVSPMEEKGVDTQNMCISDNSPRVDLCENESSSNLDASCNSNVTLQDVEYPQLKASLSYSSDISRELSDKQLSASAAPFSPFPAIARIVPLPMSVWSMNMSIHPGTPTILRNTMCSSPHQSYPSPPPTPNMMHCLPFMCPPYSQPQMLPPTTFPVNSTTFRPNHYAWQCNMTPNASDYVPGSVWSGCHPIGFSVSLPLVEPITESTLVSVTKESSDNSDSSSLVPCLPVNLISGDKGKAEVNLPALNAVETLNDIAEVGSEKVRASNALASEYITMSDNHSQKCNAPNENAGSCDSHMQRHPSKTDEEKTLNILVRGRRNRKQTLRIPINLLKRPYTSQPFKAVCTRVIRD, encoded by the exons ATGGGAAAA GCCATCTCAGCTGTGCGACATGTAATGGAGAAAGTTAAACCAACTCATTCTGATGCAAACAGAGAAATCATTTATAATGAGAGAGTTGGGGACTTGAGCATATCTGTCATCAAAGATGTGTCCGATGCTAGCTGCAAAATCGATACCAAAATTGATGGATTTCAAGCAACTGGAATAGCCAAGAAAAATCTGATCGAAAGATATCTACTCAAGGGGATTACCGCTGATGAAAATACTGCTGCCCAT GATATTGCCACTTTAGGTGTTTTGAATGTAAGGCATTGTGGTTATATTGCGACTGTAAAAGTTCAAAGGAAAGCTAGTGACAAAGTGGGATCTCCATCGGAGAGCATTGAACTTGCTGATCAGCCTGGTGGTGGTGCAAATGCCCTTAATATCAACAG TTTAAGGTTTCTGCTTCATGAGAAAAATGACAACAAAGTAATGCATTCAAAATCCTCAGAATCCAAAGAGATCAATCACTTTCGGGCATTTGTCAAGAGAATAGTAGAAGAGAGTCTTCTCAAGCTTCAAGAACAGAACATAGAAGGTGACTCTTTCATCAGATGGGAACTTGGAGCGTGCTGGATACAGCACTTACAGGATCTAAAGAAATCAGAGAAAGATAAAAAAGCTCATACAACAAAGACAAAAAATGAGATCAAGGTTGAGGGACTTGGAATCCATCTTAAATCCCTTAAGAACAGAAAGCAGAACAAACTCCAGTCTGAAAGCTTCAAATCTGTTGCAGATAGTGTAGATGGGAGATCAGAAAAAGTTGTCTTGCCATCTGGGGATTCTCAATGTGAGACTGATCCCAATCAAAATCAGCTCATACTGAAGTCACTGTTGTCTGATGATGGTTTTACTCGTCTGAAAGAGTCAGAGACCGGACTTCACCTTAAG TCTGTGGAAGAGCTGATTGAGATGTCACAGAAGTACTACAATGAAGTTGCCCTTCCAAAATTG GTTGCCGACTTTGGTTCTCTGGAACTCTCACCAGTTGATGGTCGAACCTTAACTGATTTCATGCATACCAGAGGTCTGCGTATGCGTTCGCTTGGACAAGTT GTAAAACTTTCAGAGAAGTTATCTCATGTGCGATCtctatgcatacatgagatgataaTAAGAGCTTTTAAACATATTCTACAAGCTGTTATCGCTTCAGTCATTGAGATTGAGGATCTTTCTGCAGTAATTGCTGCTACCTTAAATATGATGCTTGGGTTTCCTGAAAATGATGAACCAAATGAACATCATGGCATTGACCCGTTCATGTGGAGATGGCTGGAGTTATTTTTGAAGAATCGATATGAATGGGAGACTGGCAGCTTAAATTACAAGGATCTGAGGAAATTCACAATTCTTCATGGTTTATGCCATAAG GTGGGAATTGAACTTGTTCCAAGAGATTATGATATGAATTCTCCAAATCCATTTAGAAAAGAAGACATTGTCAGCCTAGTACCTGTGCATAAG CAAGCTGCTTGCTCTTCCGCAGATGGACGACAGCTTTTGGAATCATCTAAGACAGCTTTGGATAAGGGAAAACTCGAAGATGCTGTCAGCTATGGGACTCAG GCTCTTGCTAAGCTGGTCGCAGTATGTGGTCCCTACCATCGAATGACAGCTGGAGCATATAGCCTTCTAGCTGTTGTTTTGTATCACACTGGTGATTTTAATCAG GCAACTGTCTATCAGCAAAAAGCCCTGGACATCAATGAAAGGGAGTTCGGGCTGGATCACCCAGATACCATGAAAAGTTACGGGGATCTTGCAGTTTTCTATTACCGACTTCAACAGACAGAGTTGGCTCTCAA gtatgtaaagcgaGCTCTTTATCTGTTGCATCTCACATGTGGCCACTCACATCCAAACACTGCAGCAACATACATAAATGTGGCTATGATGGAGGAAGGGCTTGGTAATGTGCATGTTGCCCTCAGATATCTACATAAAGCTCTGAAGTGCAACCAAAGGTTACTCGGCCCTGACCATATTCAG ACTGCTGCGAGTTACCATGCTATAGCAATTGCTCTCTCTTTGATGGAAGCTTATCCTTTGAGTGTTCAACATGAGCAAACAACCTTGCAGATACTCAAAGCGAAGCTTGGTCCAGATGACCTTCGCACACAG GATGCTGCTGCTTGGCTTGAATATTTTGAGTCCAAGGCTGTTGAACAGCAAGAAGCTGCTCGAAATGGAACTAGGAAGCCAGACGCATCAATAGCCAGCAAGGGCCATTTGAG TGTGTCGGATTTTCTCGACTATATCAATCCTAGTTCTGATGCCAAAGGGAGAGATGTTATTCTAGCAAAAAGAAAAGGCTTTGTCTCAAAG GTAAAGGGAAAATCTGATCTGACCAATTGTGCCTCAGCAAACTCTGACACTCCTAAAGATGTCCTGAAAGTGGAGCAAGATGATCAGAAGCTAATTTTTAAAGATGATAGTGATTCCCGGATAAATGTGGAACCCTTTGATACAATAGTTGAGTCCAATCAGAATGCAGATCGAAGAATTTCGGAGAACAAAAAACCCATTGAACCTAGTCCCTTGGTGGAGGACGCTTCATTGGAGAAGTGTGTTAACAGTGCTGTCTTATCTGAACCTCATGCCGAAGCAGATGATGGATGGCAGCCAGTACAGAGACCAAGATCAGTTGGTATTTATGACCGAAAACTAAGACAGAGGTGGCAAGCCGTCAGCAAGGTCATTGATTACCAGAAAAAAGACTCAGTTTCCGAAGTTGGTCATGCTAGATTGAAGAATAACTATCAAGCTGGTAGATATTTTGTCTTAAAGAAAAAGACAACATCAGAAGAAAATAATGTGGATTACTATGTAGCAAAGAGTCCATCTCCAAGTACCAAACTTGGTCGAAGAGTTGCAAAAGCTATAACATATCGGGTCAAGTCTGTGTCATCATATGTTGGAGATGTTGTTGCTGAGAACTCTAGAACTGGAGGTGAGTTATTAGGTTCTTCAATGGAGAAGAAACAAGTTTCTGCAATAAAAGAGTCTGAACCAATACCAAAAAGGAGTTCCATAGTAAGCCTCGGAAAATCTCCTTCCTATAAGGATGTAGCAGTTGCCCCGCCAGGTACCATCTCTATGTTGCAGGATAGAGTTTCTGAAGATAAAGTTCCTGATAATCAAGAAGTTCTGGAACTTGGAGAGGAACAAAATTTTGAGCCAATAAGAAGCGATGCAGAATCCATTAAGGTGGAGGACATTCAGCATCTTGTTGCAGTTGACCATAAAGAAGGAATTAAGTTGAGTGATTTGGGAGGTGATGAAATTTCAGAGGTCACATGTCCAAGCATGTCAACAGTTAATAACAGCCATGTTGATGTTAGTCCAATGGAAGAGAAAGGTGTCGATACTCAAAACATGTGTATTTCTGACAATTCTCCCAGAGTGGATCTCTGTGAAAATGAGTCATCAAGCAATTTGGATGCAAGTTGTAACTCCAATGTTACCTTACAAGACGTGGAGTACCCACAGTTAAAAGCTTCATTATCTTATTCAAGTGATATTAGTCGAGAACTGTCCGATAAACAGTTATCTGCATCAGCGGCACCGTTTAGCCCGTTCCCAGCCATTGCTCGCATAGTGCCACTGCCTATGAGTGTTTGGTCAATGAACATGAGTATTCATCCAGGAACACCCACAATCTTGCGCAACACAATGTGCTCCTCCCCTCATCAGTCATACCCTTCACCTCCTCCAACCCCAAACATGATGCACTGTTTGCCCTTTATGTGCCCTCCCTACTCTCAACCCCAGATGTTACCTCCAACTACATTCCCAGTAAACAGCACCACTTTCCGTCCCAATCATTATGCTTGGCAATGCAATATGACTCCTAATGCATCAGATTATGTTCCTGGCTCAGTTTGGTCTGGCTGCCACCCAATAGGGTTTTCTGTCTCACTACCTTTGGTTGAACCAATTACTGAGTCAACCTTGGTTTCGGTCACAAAAGAGTCATCTGATAATTCTGATAGCTCGAGTCTGGTACCATGCCTGCCTGTTAATCTCATCTCTGGAGACAAGGGTAAGGCAGAAGTAAATCTTCCAGCACTAAATGCAGTGGAGACCTTGAATGATATAGCTGAGGTTGGATCAGAAAAAGTGAGAGCAAGTAACGCATTGGCTTCAGAGTACATTACCATGTCTGACAATCATTCACAGAAGTGTAACGCTCCAAATGAGAATGCTGGATCCTGTGATAGCCACATGCAGAGACACCCTTCCAAGACTGATGAGGAGAAGACATTAAACATTTTAGTAAGGGGCAGGAGGAACCGCAAACAAACTCTGAGAATACCGATAAATTTGCTTAAGAGACCATATACTTCTCAGCCATTCAAAGCTGTATGTACCAGGGTTATAAGAGACTGA